One Longimicrobiales bacterium DNA window includes the following coding sequences:
- a CDS encoding UvrB/UvrC motif-containing protein: MLPTRPRPACELRADVRSGCENRPGIYRMIGPGDEVLYVGKSVRVRTRLMSYFRADRGEKAADIIAHTHRIDWEYAPSEFAALILEMRSIQRWRPPFNVEHKRDRVFCFVKLTREEAPRLLVVREVLDDGAIYFGPFRGPQRVRDVVREIRDLLELRDCAGGTRMRFADQLDLFGADPQPLCMRADVRKCIAPCAGRCTKAEYGAQAELARRFLDGDADIPLTILRRRMDAAADRLQYEYAAELRDRMHRLEDARAELVSLRGFIESLSFVYEVPGHAADDRVYIIRRGSIREESRAPGDDAARAALTDRARRLLQRRETYARVAPTQAAEILLLARWFRLRPHELERTWRVDGRAGPRRLPIL; this comes from the coding sequence ATGCTGCCCACCCGTCCCCGCCCGGCCTGCGAGCTGCGCGCCGACGTGCGTTCCGGGTGCGAGAACCGACCCGGCATCTACCGCATGATCGGTCCCGGCGATGAGGTGCTCTACGTCGGCAAGTCGGTGCGCGTGCGAACGCGGCTGATGTCCTATTTCCGGGCGGACCGTGGCGAGAAGGCGGCGGACATCATCGCGCACACGCACCGCATCGACTGGGAGTACGCGCCGAGCGAGTTCGCCGCACTGATCCTCGAAATGCGGTCCATCCAGCGATGGCGGCCGCCGTTCAACGTCGAGCACAAGCGTGACCGCGTCTTCTGCTTCGTGAAGCTGACGCGCGAGGAAGCGCCGCGGCTGCTGGTCGTGCGCGAGGTCCTGGATGACGGCGCCATCTACTTCGGGCCGTTCCGTGGCCCGCAGCGCGTGCGCGACGTCGTGCGCGAGATCCGCGATCTGCTGGAGCTGCGCGACTGCGCCGGCGGTACGCGCATGCGCTTCGCCGACCAGCTCGATCTCTTTGGCGCCGATCCGCAGCCGCTCTGCATGCGTGCAGACGTCCGCAAGTGCATCGCGCCGTGTGCCGGGCGCTGCACGAAGGCGGAGTACGGTGCGCAGGCCGAGCTCGCGCGTCGATTCCTCGATGGCGACGCCGACATTCCGCTCACGATCCTGCGCAGACGCATGGATGCCGCCGCGGACCGGCTCCAGTACGAATACGCGGCGGAGTTGCGCGACCGCATGCATCGCCTCGAGGACGCCCGCGCGGAGCTCGTCTCACTGCGCGGGTTCATCGAATCGCTATCGTTCGTGTACGAGGTGCCCGGCCACGCGGCCGACGACCGCGTGTACATCATCCGGCGTGGCAGCATCCGCGAGGAGTCGCGCGCGCCGGGCGACGACGCTGCGCGCGCAGCACTCACCGACCGAGCCCGCCGGCTGCTGCAGCGACGGGAGACCTATGCCCGGGTAGCGCCGACTCAGGCCGCGGAGATCCTTCTGCTTGCCCGCTGGTTCCGGCTCCGTCCCCACGAGCTCGAGCGCACCTGGCGCGTCGATGGCCGCGCCGGCCCGCGCCGACTACCAATCCTGTAG
- a CDS encoding YaiI/YqxD family protein, whose translation MRIWIDADAAPRDVKEIVFRAAKRLELETVMVANQRLSRPLDNPFVSAVLVQGGPDVADQHIADHAVAGDLVITADIPLAAILVEKGIHALDPRGELYSPENVRERLSIRDFMESLRGSGVETGGSRPYGPKDRQAFAGTLDRVLTAALRKR comes from the coding sequence ATGCGCATCTGGATCGACGCCGACGCCGCACCCCGGGACGTGAAGGAGATCGTGTTCCGCGCTGCGAAGCGCCTGGAGCTGGAGACGGTCATGGTCGCGAACCAGCGGCTGTCCAGGCCGCTCGACAATCCCTTCGTGAGTGCCGTGCTTGTGCAGGGTGGGCCCGACGTGGCGGATCAGCACATTGCCGACCACGCGGTCGCCGGCGATCTCGTCATCACCGCGGACATACCGCTGGCGGCGATACTGGTGGAGAAGGGGATCCACGCGCTGGATCCGCGCGGCGAGCTGTACAGCCCGGAGAACGTCCGGGAGCGGCTCTCGATTCGCGACTTCATGGAGTCACTGCGTGGCTCAGGCGTCGAGACCGGCGGCTCGCGGCCCTACGGCCCGAAGGACCGGCAGGCCTTTGCCGGCACCCTGGACCGCGTGCTTACGGCCGCACTGCGGAAGCGCTGA
- a CDS encoding metallophosphoesterase family protein produces MKIGLISDTHGLLRPQVFDIFEGVELILHAGDVGSMDIIVELEAIAPVHVVMGNTDSAALRPRARDEVVLELEGHRLVLVHGHALGSPNAALLRIAYPDTDVIVYGHTHRQRVDERDGCMIVNPGAAGAARFDLKPSVAILTLEHGAAPRVEHIPIVTR; encoded by the coding sequence GTGAAGATCGGGCTGATCAGCGATACGCACGGTCTGCTCCGGCCGCAGGTGTTCGACATCTTCGAAGGCGTCGAGCTGATCCTGCATGCCGGCGACGTCGGCAGCATGGACATCATCGTGGAGCTGGAGGCGATTGCGCCGGTCCACGTTGTCATGGGCAACACGGACTCCGCGGCGTTGCGGCCGCGCGCGCGTGACGAGGTCGTGCTCGAGCTGGAGGGGCATCGCCTGGTTCTGGTGCATGGGCACGCGCTCGGATCACCGAACGCGGCACTGCTGCGCATTGCCTACCCCGACACGGACGTGATCGTGTACGGCCACACGCACCGTCAGCGTGTCGATGAACGGGACGGCTGCATGATCGTGAATCCCGGTGCGGCAGGAGCGGCCCGCTTCGACCTGAAGCCGAGCGTTGCGATTCTGACGCTCGAGCACGGCGCCGCCCCGCGCGTGGAGCACATCCCCATCGTCACGCGCTGA
- a CDS encoding flavin prenyltransferase UbiX has protein sequence MTATPVTMAVTGASGAPYAVRLLGALNAAAVPVRLIVSHTGWRLLQEELDIADETGLRQRTGDWSNVLLYRDDDRGATPASGSAPSRGMVICPCSMGTLASIAQGTTRSLIERAADVVLKERRRLILVPRETPYSQIHLENMLRLTQAGAVVLPASPGFYHRPRSIEDLIDFVVGRVLAHLGVESDIGPRWESGES, from the coding sequence ATGACAGCGACCCCCGTGACCATGGCCGTCACCGGCGCATCCGGTGCGCCCTATGCGGTGCGTCTCCTCGGCGCATTGAACGCGGCAGCCGTGCCGGTGCGCCTGATCGTTTCGCATACAGGCTGGCGACTGCTGCAGGAAGAGCTGGACATTGCGGATGAGACAGGACTCCGACAGCGGACGGGCGACTGGTCGAACGTGCTGCTGTATCGCGACGATGACCGGGGCGCCACGCCTGCATCCGGATCGGCGCCGTCCCGCGGCATGGTGATATGCCCGTGCTCCATGGGCACACTGGCAAGCATCGCCCAGGGCACGACGCGCTCACTGATCGAACGTGCGGCCGACGTCGTACTGAAGGAGCGGCGGCGGCTGATCCTGGTCCCGCGCGAGACGCCGTACTCGCAGATCCACCTGGAGAACATGCTGCGCCTCACGCAGGCCGGCGCCGTGGTGCTGCCTGCTTCACCCGGATTCTACCACAGGCCCCGCTCGATCGAGGATCTGATTGATTTCGTGGTCGGCCGCGTGCTTGCGCATCTCGGTGTCGAGTCGGACATCGGGCCGCGGTGGGAGTCGGGCGAGTCGTGA
- a CDS encoding UbiA-like polyprenyltransferase produces MNVKADVREGQTFGGSSLAARYASFVKLPHTLFALPFAGVGAILASWEYGRNLTIEAVGWIVLAFTAARFAAMGFNRIVDRRFDALNPRTARRELPAGTLSLAQAVTAVVVASIVFLVAAFMLNPLCGLLAPPALGWVFFYSYTKRFTPWAHHVLGMGLGIAPAGAFLAISGVWPDPWYVLPVLVAAVMFWVAGFDVIYALQDVEFDRTHGLHSIPARVGAQGALRRARIFHGLSFLLFAAIPVFRMLPVGLLYSGALVVMAGLLVYEHRLIGSGDPALLDLGRIDRAFFHANVGVSLAFFVFTLLDRVLGSSPVL; encoded by the coding sequence ATGAACGTGAAAGCAGACGTGCGTGAAGGCCAGACGTTTGGCGGGAGCTCGCTCGCGGCGCGGTATGCCAGCTTCGTCAAGCTGCCGCACACGCTGTTCGCCCTGCCTTTTGCTGGTGTCGGTGCGATTCTCGCCTCGTGGGAATACGGACGGAATCTAACGATCGAGGCCGTCGGCTGGATCGTGCTTGCGTTCACCGCGGCACGTTTCGCGGCCATGGGCTTCAACCGCATCGTGGACCGTCGTTTCGACGCACTGAATCCACGGACCGCGCGCCGTGAGCTGCCGGCCGGCACGCTGTCACTCGCGCAGGCGGTCACGGCTGTGGTGGTCGCGTCGATCGTCTTCCTGGTGGCGGCGTTCATGCTGAATCCGCTGTGCGGGCTGCTGGCGCCGCCGGCACTCGGCTGGGTCTTCTTCTATTCCTACACCAAGCGATTCACACCATGGGCGCATCACGTGCTCGGCATGGGGCTCGGGATTGCACCGGCGGGTGCGTTCCTCGCGATCTCGGGCGTGTGGCCCGATCCGTGGTACGTGCTGCCCGTACTCGTGGCAGCCGTCATGTTCTGGGTGGCCGGTTTCGATGTCATCTACGCACTGCAGGACGTGGAGTTCGATCGCACGCACGGGTTGCACTCGATACCCGCACGCGTCGGCGCACAGGGTGCGCTCCGGCGCGCGCGCATCTTTCACGGCCTCTCCTTTCTGCTGTTCGCGGCTATTCCCGTCTTCCGCATGCTGCCGGTGGGGCTGCTCTATTCCGGTGCGCTCGTGGTCATGGCCGGACTTCTCGTTTACGAGCATCGGCTGATCGGTTCGGGCGATCCCGCCCTGCTCGACCTCGGGCGGATCGATCGCGCGTTCTTCCATGCGAACGTCGGCGTCTCGCTGGCGTTCTTCGTGTTCACGCTGCTCGACCGCGTTCTGGGCAGCTCGCCAGTGCTCTGA
- a CDS encoding isoprenylcysteine carboxylmethyltransferase family protein has protein sequence MEAARFLWWMAAAALVLPFLDLVQRTIGPQQWLDRATRERVLLGVLEVGTLLAWLAVQGRWRFLPEQDPGVAVAGAVLALTGALFAAWGKARLGSLFSPHLGVQEGHRLVTTGPYAVVRHPIYLGLIDFLIGSALYFNDVALLSAAFLFVIWFTAQIRIEERFFAAHFGEEWLEYQARTPALFPRVLPRRPKS, from the coding sequence ATGGAAGCAGCACGTTTTCTGTGGTGGATGGCCGCGGCAGCCCTCGTGCTGCCGTTTCTGGATCTGGTGCAGCGGACGATCGGGCCGCAGCAGTGGCTCGACCGCGCGACGCGCGAGCGCGTGCTGCTCGGCGTCCTCGAGGTCGGGACACTCCTGGCCTGGCTGGCAGTACAGGGGCGCTGGCGTTTCCTGCCCGAACAGGACCCGGGCGTCGCCGTGGCGGGGGCCGTGCTCGCCCTGACGGGGGCGTTGTTCGCCGCCTGGGGCAAGGCGCGGCTCGGCAGCCTGTTCTCGCCGCACCTCGGCGTGCAGGAGGGCCACCGGCTGGTGACGACGGGTCCATATGCCGTCGTCCGCCACCCCATCTATCTCGGGCTGATCGATTTCCTGATCGGTTCGGCGCTCTACTTCAACGATGTGGCACTGCTCTCCGCAGCGTTCCTGTTCGTCATATGGTTTACCGCCCAGATCCGCATCGAGGAGCGATTCTTCGCGGCGCATTTCGGTGAGGAATGGCTGGAGTACCAGGCACGCACCCCGGCGCTGTTCCCGCGTGTGCTGCCGCGGCGTCCCAAATCATGA
- a CDS encoding alpha-1,4-glucan--maltose-1-phosphate maltosyltransferase: MGAAEPKSGRDRRRIIIEGVQPEVACGRFPCKRVVGQDVVVEADIFTDGHEAISARLLSRFERDRRWREQVMEPLGNDRWRASFTAERLGRYRYTIEAWLDTWKGWRRDMQKRLAAYQDVSVDIITGGQLLEAAGRRALGRDASTLAQIAQRVQDRDVDITERIRLVMGDDVDALALRYPDFTHATRYEPELEVAVDPVRAAFSAWYELFPRSAAPEPGRHGTFADVERRLDYVEQLGFDVLYLPPIHPIGFLKRKGPNNSESAGELDVGSPWAIGSAEGGHMSVHPDLGTLDDFRRLVRSARDRGIEVALDIAFQAAPDHPYVEEHPDWFRARPDGTIQYAENPPKKYQDIYPFDFESSDWRALWTELAAVFEFWIDQGVRIFRVDNPHTKPFGFWEWCLGRLRSKNPDTIFLAEAFTTPRRMERLAKLGFNQSYTYFAWRHSKAEITEYMRELTTTGTAEFFRPNFWPNTPDILTEYLQTGGRAAFMNRVVLAATLSSSYGIYGPAFELMEHEPREPGSEEYLDSEKYQIRSWDLDRRDSLRHLIARINRIRRANAALHDNRTLRFHAVTNGGADVPDLIAYTKSSAAAPVTPTGRALYRYEDFKPPRPGPENNVILTVVNLDPAHRHTGWVELPLAQLGLDESRAYLVHDLLGDARYTWQGAWNYVELDPSVVPAHIFRITQQSE; this comes from the coding sequence ATGGGAGCAGCGGAACCGAAGAGCGGAAGGGATCGGCGGCGCATCATCATCGAAGGCGTGCAGCCTGAAGTGGCATGTGGTCGCTTCCCGTGCAAGCGCGTGGTCGGTCAGGATGTGGTGGTAGAGGCGGACATCTTCACGGACGGGCACGAAGCGATATCGGCTCGCCTGCTCTCGCGCTTCGAGCGGGACCGCAGGTGGCGTGAACAGGTCATGGAGCCGTTGGGCAATGACCGCTGGCGCGCGTCGTTCACGGCCGAGCGGCTGGGCCGATACCGCTACACGATCGAGGCGTGGCTCGACACGTGGAAGGGGTGGCGCCGTGACATGCAGAAGCGGCTGGCCGCATACCAGGATGTGAGCGTCGACATCATCACGGGCGGGCAGCTGCTGGAGGCCGCCGGGCGCCGCGCGCTGGGTCGCGACGCCAGCACGCTCGCACAGATCGCGCAACGCGTTCAGGACCGCGACGTCGACATCACGGAGCGGATCCGGCTCGTCATGGGCGACGATGTCGACGCGCTCGCCCTGCGTTACCCCGACTTCACTCATGCCACGCGTTACGAGCCGGAGCTCGAGGTCGCCGTCGATCCGGTGCGTGCGGCGTTCTCTGCCTGGTACGAGCTGTTCCCCCGCTCCGCCGCGCCGGAACCCGGCCGCCACGGCACGTTTGCGGACGTGGAGCGCCGGCTCGACTACGTCGAGCAACTCGGCTTTGATGTGCTCTATCTGCCGCCCATCCACCCGATCGGGTTCCTCAAGCGGAAGGGACCGAACAACAGCGAGTCGGCCGGCGAGCTGGACGTCGGCAGCCCCTGGGCGATCGGCAGTGCCGAGGGCGGCCACATGTCCGTACATCCGGACCTCGGCACGCTGGACGACTTCCGCCGCCTGGTGCGCTCGGCCCGCGACCGCGGCATCGAGGTGGCACTCGACATCGCGTTCCAGGCTGCACCCGACCACCCGTACGTCGAGGAGCACCCCGACTGGTTCCGCGCGCGCCCCGACGGTACGATCCAGTACGCCGAGAATCCGCCGAAGAAGTACCAGGACATCTATCCGTTCGACTTCGAGTCGAGCGACTGGCGCGCGCTGTGGACGGAGCTCGCTGCCGTCTTCGAGTTCTGGATCGATCAGGGCGTGCGCATCTTCCGTGTCGACAATCCCCACACCAAGCCGTTCGGCTTCTGGGAGTGGTGCCTGGGGAGACTCCGCTCGAAGAATCCGGACACGATCTTTCTCGCCGAGGCGTTCACGACGCCGCGTCGCATGGAGCGGCTGGCGAAGCTCGGCTTCAATCAGTCGTACACGTACTTCGCCTGGCGCCACAGCAAGGCCGAGATCACTGAATACATGCGCGAGCTCACCACGACCGGGACGGCCGAGTTTTTCCGGCCGAACTTCTGGCCGAACACGCCCGACATCCTCACGGAGTACCTCCAGACGGGCGGCAGGGCCGCGTTCATGAACCGCGTGGTGCTGGCCGCTACGCTGTCGTCATCATATGGGATTTACGGCCCCGCGTTCGAGCTCATGGAGCACGAGCCGCGCGAGCCGGGCAGCGAGGAGTATCTGGATTCCGAGAAATACCAGATCCGCAGCTGGGACCTGGATCGCCGTGACAGCCTGCGCCATCTCATCGCGCGGATCAACCGCATTCGGCGCGCCAACGCAGCCCTGCATGACAACCGCACGCTCCGTTTCCACGCCGTGACGAACGGCGGCGCCGATGTGCCGGACCTGATCGCATATACGAAATCGAGCGCCGCGGCACCCGTGACACCCACGGGCCGCGCGCTGTACAGGTACGAGGATTTCAAACCCCCGCGCCCGGGGCCTGAGAACAACGTGATTCTGACGGTGGTGAACCTCGACCCGGCGCACAGGCACACGGGCTGGGTGGAGCTGCCGCTCGCGCAGCTGGGGCTCGATGAGAGTCGGGCCTATCTGGTTCATGACCTGCTCGGCGACGCACGCTACACCTGGCAGGGCGCATGGAACTACGTGGAGCTGGACCCGAGCGTGGTCCCCGCGCACATCTTCCGCATCACACAGCAGTCCGAATAG
- the treS gene encoding maltose alpha-D-glucosyltransferase translates to MATTTTGATTRSRTDSAIGGDPLWFKDAIIYEAHVRAFYDSDGDGMGDFRGLGQKLDYLQDLGITAIWLLPFYPSPWRDDGYDIADYADIHPAYGTMTDFKRFLREAHSRGLRVITELVINHTSDQHPWFQRARRAKPGSAARDFYVWTDDPNKYRETRIIFKDFEASNWSWDPVAGAYFWHRFYSHQPDLNFDNPAVHDAILKTMDAWFRLGVDGMRLDAIPYLYEREGTNCENLPETHAFLKKMRAHLDRNFTGRMFLAEANQWPEETVPYFGDGDECHMNFHFPVMPRLFMSIQMEDRFPIIDILNQTPPIPDNCQWATFLRNHDELTLEMVTDEERDYMYRMYANDPQARINLGIRRRLAPLLGNNRRKIELMNSLLFSLPGTPVLYYGDEIGMGDNIYLGDRNGVRTPMQWSADRNAGFSRSNPQRLYLPVIVDPEYHYETVNVEAQQANPSSLLWWTKRLIALRKRFQAFGRGSIEFLYPDNRKVLAFLRSYEDETVLVVANLSRFVQHASLDLSRFRDDIPVELFGLTEFPRIGNDPFFVTLGPHAFYWFQIRRAHRAQEMHMPGGGPRPEKHFSRADWDRLVDDGDTRVLDDVLPDYIVSQRWFQGKGRALRSMSVKDLLPGPVPGAGHRIALVEVQYVEEAPETYVVPVMLLEGPQAQQLIDSHPGAVIAEDEREHAAIIVDAAHVPEFQAALLDTAHARRRIRGQAGELQGTGSGQLRRLVERMEERQSRLLGAEQSNTSILFDRSVVLKLYRRLDDGLSLDVEVGQFLGEHGFQHTPAVVGSLSYARDDAPVRTLAVLQEFVPNEGDAWSLTLDAVTEFFERAATVTDGPAMVDASTRSLLRQAGEPPTDSARAFVGPHLEEARLLGERTADMHLVLASDPDDPAFAPEPFTMFYQRSLYQSMRNLSGRVLQLLRGRVDEMEGEVKGCATEVLALDAAILHRFRSLVDHKVNGSRIRCHGDFHLGQVLYTGNDFYITDFEGEPIRPLSERRLKRSPLRDVAGMLRSFHYAAYAALYEQEESSHVRRIDRAAMEWWARGWYAYLGGAYLNGYLGVMGGSSILPQESEELARLLDVYLLEKAIYELGYELGNRPAWAAIPLRGLLQLLDGEERSK, encoded by the coding sequence ATGGCGACAACGACGACAGGCGCGACCACGCGCAGCCGTACAGACAGTGCCATCGGCGGCGATCCACTCTGGTTCAAGGATGCCATCATCTACGAGGCGCACGTACGCGCGTTCTACGACAGTGATGGCGATGGTATGGGCGACTTCCGCGGCCTCGGCCAGAAGCTTGACTATCTGCAGGACCTCGGCATCACCGCCATCTGGCTCCTGCCGTTCTACCCGTCGCCCTGGCGCGACGACGGCTACGATATTGCCGACTACGCCGACATACATCCGGCGTACGGCACGATGACCGACTTCAAGCGGTTCCTGCGCGAGGCGCACAGCCGCGGGCTGCGCGTCATTACCGAGCTGGTCATCAACCACACGTCCGACCAGCACCCGTGGTTCCAGCGCGCGCGCCGGGCGAAGCCGGGCTCCGCCGCACGGGACTTCTACGTATGGACGGACGATCCGAACAAGTACCGCGAGACGCGCATCATCTTCAAGGACTTCGAGGCCTCGAACTGGTCCTGGGACCCCGTCGCGGGTGCCTACTTCTGGCACCGCTTCTATTCGCACCAGCCGGATCTGAACTTCGATAATCCCGCGGTGCACGACGCCATCCTGAAAACCATGGATGCGTGGTTCCGCCTGGGCGTCGACGGCATGCGCCTGGACGCCATCCCATACCTGTACGAGCGCGAGGGTACCAACTGCGAGAACCTGCCGGAGACGCACGCGTTCCTGAAGAAGATGCGCGCGCATCTGGACAGGAATTTCACGGGCAGGATGTTCCTGGCGGAAGCCAATCAGTGGCCGGAAGAGACGGTCCCGTACTTCGGGGACGGCGACGAGTGCCACATGAACTTCCACTTTCCGGTCATGCCGCGACTGTTCATGTCGATCCAGATGGAGGACCGCTTCCCTATCATCGACATTCTGAATCAGACGCCGCCCATCCCCGACAACTGCCAGTGGGCGACGTTCCTCCGCAATCACGATGAGCTGACGCTCGAGATGGTGACGGACGAGGAACGGGATTACATGTACCGGATGTACGCCAACGACCCGCAGGCGCGCATCAATCTCGGCATCCGGCGTCGTCTCGCGCCGCTGCTCGGCAACAACCGGCGCAAGATCGAGCTGATGAACTCGCTGCTGTTCTCACTGCCGGGCACACCGGTGCTCTACTACGGCGATGAGATCGGCATGGGCGACAACATCTATCTGGGCGACCGCAACGGCGTGCGGACGCCCATGCAGTGGAGTGCCGACCGGAACGCGGGGTTCTCGCGTTCCAATCCGCAGCGTCTCTACCTGCCCGTGATCGTGGACCCCGAGTATCACTACGAGACGGTCAACGTGGAGGCACAGCAGGCCAATCCGAGCTCGCTGCTGTGGTGGACCAAGCGCCTGATCGCGCTGCGCAAGCGCTTTCAGGCCTTCGGCCGCGGGTCGATCGAGTTCCTCTATCCTGACAACCGCAAGGTCCTCGCGTTCCTGCGCAGTTACGAGGACGAAACTGTTCTCGTCGTAGCCAACCTCTCGCGGTTCGTGCAGCACGCGAGCCTCGACCTGTCCAGATTCCGCGACGACATCCCGGTCGAGCTGTTCGGCCTCACGGAGTTCCCGCGCATCGGCAATGATCCGTTCTTCGTCACGCTGGGGCCGCACGCCTTCTACTGGTTCCAGATCCGGCGCGCTCACCGCGCACAGGAGATGCACATGCCGGGCGGCGGCCCGCGCCCGGAGAAGCACTTCTCCCGCGCCGACTGGGACCGTCTCGTGGATGATGGCGACACCCGCGTGCTCGATGACGTGCTGCCCGACTACATCGTGTCGCAGCGCTGGTTCCAGGGTAAGGGTCGGGCGTTGCGCAGTATGAGCGTAAAGGACCTGCTGCCGGGGCCGGTGCCCGGGGCAGGGCATCGTATTGCACTGGTTGAAGTGCAGTACGTCGAGGAGGCACCCGAGACGTACGTGGTGCCCGTGATGCTGCTCGAGGGCCCGCAGGCACAGCAGCTGATCGACAGCCATCCGGGAGCGGTGATCGCGGAAGATGAACGCGAGCATGCCGCCATCATCGTCGATGCGGCTCATGTGCCCGAGTTCCAGGCGGCGCTGCTCGACACGGCTCACGCGCGACGCCGCATCCGCGGACAGGCAGGTGAGCTGCAGGGTACGGGGTCCGGTCAGCTGCGCAGACTGGTGGAACGCATGGAGGAGCGCCAGAGCCGGCTGCTCGGCGCCGAGCAGAGCAACACGTCCATCCTGTTCGATCGCAGTGTAGTGCTCAAACTCTATCGACGACTGGACGACGGGCTCAGTCTCGACGTGGAGGTCGGGCAGTTCCTCGGGGAGCATGGCTTCCAGCACACCCCCGCGGTGGTCGGATCCCTCTCCTATGCGCGCGATGATGCACCTGTCCGCACGCTCGCCGTCCTCCAGGAGTTCGTGCCGAACGAAGGCGACGCATGGAGCCTCACGCTCGATGCAGTGACGGAGTTCTTCGAGCGGGCCGCCACGGTGACCGATGGGCCGGCCATGGTGGACGCGAGCACGCGCTCGCTGCTGCGCCAGGCCGGTGAGCCTCCGACAGACTCGGCACGCGCGTTCGTGGGGCCTCATCTGGAGGAAGCGCGACTTCTGGGCGAACGGACGGCGGACATGCACCTGGTGCTGGCATCCGACCCGGATGACCCCGCGTTCGCGCCGGAGCCGTTCACGATGTTCTACCAGCGATCGCTGTATCAGTCGATGCGCAATCTGTCCGGTCGCGTGCTGCAGCTGCTGCGGGGGCGTGTCGACGAGATGGAGGGCGAAGTGAAGGGCTGCGCCACCGAGGTGCTCGCACTCGATGCGGCGATCCTCCACCGCTTCCGCAGCCTGGTCGATCACAAGGTCAATGGGTCGCGCATCCGCTGCCACGGCGATTTCCACCTCGGGCAGGTGCTGTACACGGGCAACGACTTCTACATCACGGACTTCGAGGGCGAGCCGATCAGGCCACTCTCGGAGCGCCGGCTGAAGCGCTCACCGCTGCGCGATGTCGCGGGCATGCTGCGATCGTTCCATTACGCCGCTTACGCCGCACTGTACGAGCAGGAAGAAAGCAGCCACGTCCGCAGGATCGACCGCGCGGCGATGGAGTGGTGGGCTCGCGGCTGGTACGCGTACCTCGGCGGCGCCTACCTCAACGGATACCTCGGCGTGATGGGCGGCTCATCGATCCTGCCTCAGGAGTCGGAGGAGCTCGCCCGACTGCTGGACGTCTACCTCCTCGAGAAGGCGATCTACGAACTGGGCTACGAGCTGGGCAACCGTCCGGCGTGGGCCGCAATTCCTCTGCGCGGGCTGCTTCAGCTGCTCGACGGCGAGGAGCGCTCGAAGTGA